In Capillimicrobium parvum, a genomic segment contains:
- a CDS encoding STAS domain-containing protein: MSPTESVDLVAARLRIRPGRQSDDDEVCLRLEGQLDGDSALSLARVLLDAQRAGSVLVLDLSRLSFVDVAGLRVLVDAARRAAAAGCELFLRSPAPDVRRLFRVTGLGMWTRLDEDGCVRASLPPLSRAVLGRFGRPGLI; the protein is encoded by the coding sequence GTGAGTCCGACGGAGAGCGTGGACCTGGTGGCGGCGCGCCTGCGCATCCGCCCGGGACGACAGAGCGACGACGATGAGGTCTGCCTTCGTCTCGAGGGTCAGCTCGACGGCGACAGCGCGCTGTCCTTGGCGCGCGTGCTGCTCGACGCCCAGCGTGCGGGCAGCGTGCTGGTGCTCGACCTCTCGCGGCTGTCGTTCGTCGACGTCGCGGGCCTGCGGGTGCTCGTCGACGCCGCGCGCCGCGCCGCGGCCGCCGGCTGCGAGCTGTTCCTGCGCTCGCCGGCGCCGGACGTGCGCCGGCTGTTCCGGGTCACCGGCCTCGGCATGTGGACGCGCCTCGACGAGGACGGCTGCGTGCGCGCCTCGCTGCCGCCCCTGTCACGGGCGGTCCTGGGCCGGTTCGGCCGGCCCGGCCTGATCTGA
- a CDS encoding potassium channel family protein gives MSVGLPGNRRPPLQRIAWRVLLALSMIVFVAMVAYLDRAGYADADGSGLSLLDAFYYSTVSVTTTGYGDVRPESDSARLLTTLLVTPARVLFLIILVGTTLEILAERTRHDWRVSRWMRGLRDHVIVCGYGTKGRAAVRTLRAHGTPPQDIVVIESGAEARAAAVADGLAAVAGDASQAAVLRQAQVDQAASVVVAPNSDPAAVLITLTVRELNPGATIAAAAREEENVHLLHQSGANSVIVTSSSAGRLLGLATHAPRVVEVLEDLMSIGEGLDIKERPVAPGEAGPCSALPIGGPVIAVERGGELLRFDDPRATSVQAGDRIVYLAAGEDTG, from the coding sequence GTGAGCGTCGGGCTGCCGGGCAACCGCCGGCCGCCCCTGCAGCGCATCGCCTGGCGCGTGCTGCTCGCGCTGTCGATGATCGTCTTCGTCGCGATGGTCGCCTACCTCGACCGCGCCGGCTACGCGGACGCCGACGGGTCGGGCCTCTCGCTCCTGGACGCCTTCTACTACTCGACCGTCAGCGTCACCACGACCGGCTACGGCGACGTGCGCCCCGAGAGCGACTCGGCGCGCCTGCTGACCACGCTGCTCGTCACGCCGGCGCGCGTGCTGTTCCTGATCATCCTCGTCGGCACGACGCTCGAGATCCTCGCCGAGCGCACCCGGCACGACTGGCGCGTCTCGCGCTGGATGCGCGGCTTGCGTGACCACGTGATCGTCTGCGGCTACGGCACGAAGGGGCGCGCCGCCGTGCGCACGCTGCGCGCCCATGGCACGCCGCCCCAGGACATCGTCGTCATCGAATCCGGCGCCGAGGCGCGCGCGGCGGCGGTCGCCGACGGCCTCGCGGCGGTGGCGGGCGACGCCTCGCAGGCGGCGGTGCTGCGCCAGGCGCAGGTCGACCAGGCCGCCTCCGTGGTCGTCGCGCCCAACAGCGACCCCGCGGCGGTCCTCATCACGCTGACCGTGCGCGAGCTCAACCCGGGCGCGACGATCGCCGCCGCCGCGCGCGAGGAGGAGAACGTCCACCTGCTGCACCAGAGCGGCGCGAACTCGGTGATCGTGACGTCGAGCAGCGCCGGGCGGCTGCTCGGCCTCGCCACCCACGCCCCGCGCGTGGTGGAGGTGCTCGAGGACCTCATGTCGATCGGCGAGGGGCTCGACATCAAGGAGCGCCCGGTGGCGCCCGGCGAGGCGGGGCCGTGCTCGGCGCTGCCCATCGGCGGGCCGGTCATCGCGGTCGAGCGCGGCGGGGAGCTGCTGCGCTTCGACGACCCCCGCGCCACCTCGGTGCAGGCGGGCGACCGGATCGTCTACCTGGCCGCGGGCGAGGACACCGGGTAG
- a CDS encoding alpha/beta fold hydrolase — MGRVSELSEHTEQLDGQPVFWRSAPVADGGPLPLYVHGVPANGDVWAPFLERTGGIAVDLPGFGRSGKRGDLDYSIAGYARFLRSFLELVEADDVRLVMEDWGACALGWAQEEPERVRRLVLIDAVPLMAGYRWHRVARAWRMPFVGEMAMGLSIKPVLRRSIPPALLDTVATHFDQGTQRAILRLYRWADPERLAEAGARLGDVRAPALVVWGENDPYIPVRFAHGYAAVLGGEVELDIRPGAGHWPWTTDPGVVDRVAGFLAQE, encoded by the coding sequence ATGGGTCGGGTCTCCGAGCTCTCCGAGCACACCGAGCAGCTGGACGGCCAGCCGGTCTTCTGGCGCTCGGCACCCGTGGCCGACGGCGGGCCGCTCCCGCTCTACGTCCACGGGGTCCCGGCCAACGGCGACGTCTGGGCGCCCTTCCTCGAGCGCACCGGCGGCATCGCGGTCGACCTGCCGGGGTTCGGCCGCTCGGGCAAGCGCGGCGACCTCGACTACTCGATCGCGGGCTACGCGCGCTTCCTGCGCAGCTTCCTCGAGCTCGTGGAGGCCGACGACGTCCGGCTCGTGATGGAGGACTGGGGCGCCTGCGCGCTCGGATGGGCACAGGAGGAGCCCGAGCGGGTGCGCCGCCTTGTGCTCATCGACGCGGTCCCGCTCATGGCCGGCTACCGCTGGCATCGCGTCGCGCGCGCGTGGCGCATGCCCTTCGTCGGCGAGATGGCGATGGGGCTCTCCATCAAGCCGGTGCTGCGGCGGTCGATCCCGCCCGCGCTCCTCGACACCGTCGCCACCCACTTCGACCAGGGCACGCAGCGGGCGATCCTGCGCCTCTACCGCTGGGCGGACCCGGAGCGGCTGGCCGAGGCCGGCGCGCGGCTCGGCGACGTCCGGGCGCCGGCGCTCGTCGTCTGGGGCGAGAACGACCCGTACATCCCGGTCCGCTTCGCCCACGGCTACGCCGCGGTGCTCGGGGGCGAGGTCGAGCTCGACATCCGCCCGGGCGCCGGGCACTGGCCGTGGACCACCGACCCGGGCGTCGTCGATCGGGTCGCCGGCTTCCTGGCGCAGGAGTGA
- a CDS encoding carbohydrate kinase family protein — MRAATIAFRVVRVLCLGETLVDLICERPVDRLADADAFAPHFGGAMANVCVVAARYGAAVELAGGAGDDGWGRWLQERLAGEGVGLEWFALVEGAPTALAFVTVDAGGEPDYLIYGAGIHAAMAAVAPRLHEAVAACDALVIASNTLLDPDERRATLDARASMLEHGKPVVFDPNLRLHRWENPGRAVTLSRECLPGLFLLKCNRHEAQLLSGEQDVERAAEALLAAGVANVVVSLGADGAMLRGAVRANVPGVPAQVVSATGAGDTMLGVLVARLAETRFYPAAIAAGLAEAVSAAARTTERWGAT; from the coding sequence ATGCGCGCGGCGACGATAGCGTTCCGCGTCGTGCGCGTGCTCTGCCTCGGCGAGACACTGGTCGACCTCATCTGCGAGCGCCCCGTCGACCGGCTCGCCGACGCCGACGCGTTCGCCCCGCACTTCGGCGGCGCGATGGCCAACGTGTGCGTCGTCGCGGCGCGCTACGGCGCGGCGGTCGAGCTGGCCGGCGGCGCCGGCGACGACGGCTGGGGGCGCTGGCTGCAGGAGCGCCTCGCCGGCGAGGGCGTCGGGCTCGAGTGGTTCGCGCTCGTCGAGGGGGCGCCGACGGCACTGGCCTTCGTCACGGTCGACGCGGGCGGCGAGCCGGACTACCTCATCTACGGCGCCGGCATCCACGCCGCGATGGCCGCGGTGGCGCCCCGGCTGCACGAGGCGGTCGCCGCCTGCGACGCGCTCGTCATCGCCTCGAACACGCTCCTGGACCCCGACGAGCGGCGGGCGACGCTCGACGCGCGCGCGTCGATGCTCGAGCACGGCAAGCCGGTGGTGTTCGATCCGAACCTGCGGCTGCACCGCTGGGAGAACCCGGGGCGCGCCGTCACCCTGTCGCGCGAGTGCCTGCCCGGCCTGTTCCTCCTGAAGTGCAACCGCCACGAGGCGCAGCTGCTGTCGGGGGAGCAGGACGTCGAGCGGGCGGCCGAGGCGCTCCTGGCCGCGGGGGTCGCGAACGTCGTCGTCTCCCTCGGCGCCGACGGGGCGATGCTGCGCGGCGCCGTGCGCGCCAACGTGCCGGGCGTCCCGGCACAGGTCGTAAGCGCGACGGGCGCGGGGGACACGATGCTCGGCGTGCTCGTCGCGCGCCTGGCCGAGACGCGCTTCTATCCGGCGGCGATCGCGGCGGGCCTGGCCGAGGCGGTGTCCGCGGCGGCACGGACGACCGAGCGCTGGGGCGCGACGTGA